The following are encoded together in the Argopecten irradians isolate NY chromosome 5, Ai_NY, whole genome shotgun sequence genome:
- the LOC138322627 gene encoding NADH dehydrogenase [ubiquinone] 1 alpha subcomplex subunit 6-like: MASKVVQLGTQSVKPILSVNKVESRRRVLNLYRAWYRQLPYIVTNFHIPLTTTQCKSRLRNQFNKNKGLSDLRVIDMMIIKGQMDLMETVNNWKQRNHVMQLFDDFSETSKSKDFLAKFYEGHEH, translated from the exons atggcgtccaaGGTTGTCCAGCTAGGGACCCAAAGTGTAAAGCCTATCCTTTCTGTCAATAAGGTTGAATCGCGGAGAAGGGTATTGAATCTTTATAGAGCTTGGTACAGACAGCTTCCATATATTG TTACAAATTTCCATATACCACTGACGACAACGCAATGTAAATCCCGATTGAGGAATCAATTCAACAAAAACAAGGGACTCTCAGACCTTCGTGTTATTGACATGATGATCAtcaag GGCCAGATGGACCTGATGGAGACCGTCAATAACTGGAAGCAGAGGAACCATGTGATGCAGCTTTTCGATGACTTTTCTGAAACTTCAAAATCTAAAGACTTTTTGGCCAAATTCTATGAGGGTCACGAACATTAA
- the LOC138322625 gene encoding putative RNA-binding protein Luc7-like 2 isoform X1: MSAQDQMRAMLDELMGTSRNGDTTKYKVKFDDPRVCKSFLLACCPHDILSSTRMDLGECPKIHDLALRADYEWASKRKDYYYDIDAMEHLQSFIADCDRKTEMAKRRLKETQEELSEEANQKAEKIHQLGEKLGENMAKAETMGAEGEVEESLKLMEEVEELKKNKSLAEQDYRNSMPASSYQQQKLRVCEVCSAYLGIHDNDRRLADHFGGKLHLGFITIREKLEELKTRVAERRNLREKEREEQKVKREKEEEPRKSKSASPVRRRSRSASKRSRSRSRSRRKSRSRSNSRDRNRKRRSRSNNRRRSRSNDRRSHKRSRHSRSRSRSRHSRSRRSRSRHSRSRRSRSRSRSRSRRHRRRSRSRSRRSRSRSRSRRHRRRSHSESRRSRSNDRRRESRSRSRDSYHS, encoded by the exons GAGACACTACGAAGTACAAAGTGAAGTTTGATGATCCTCGGGTATGTAAGAGTTTCCTGCTAGCCTGCTGTCCCCATGATATTCTCTCCAGCACG AGGATGGACCTTGGTGAATGTCCAAAGATTCACGACCTGGCGCTGAGGGCAGACTACGAGTGGGCCTCCAAAAGAAAGGACTACTACTATGACATAGAT GCCATGGAACATCTACAGAGTTTCATTGCTGACTGTGACCGAAAGACAGAGATGGCAAAACGACGTCTGAAGGAGACACAGGAAGAGCTGAGTGAAGAAGCGAACCAGAAG GCAGAAAAGATTCACCAACTTGGAGAGAAGCTTGGTGAGAATATGGCTAAGGCAGAGACGATGGGAGCAGAAGGTGAAGTGGAGGAATCCCTGAAACTAATGGAAGAAGTGGAggaactgaagaaaaataaaagtCTTGCTGAG CAAGATTACAGAAATTCCATGCCAGCCTCCAGCTACCAACAGCAGAAGTTACGTGTGTGCGAGGTGTGCTCAGCGTACCTGGGTATCCATGACAACGACAGACGTCTAGCTGATCACTTCGGTGGGAAGCTTCATTTGGGCTTCATTACAATCAGAGAAAAGTTGGAAGAGCTGAAG ACACGTGTAGCAGAAAGAAGGAATTTACGAGAAAAAGAACGAGAAGAACAGAAAGTGAAAAGGGAGAAAGAAGAGGAACCGAGGAAAAGTAAAAGTGCTAGTCCAGTGAGGAGACGTAGTCGTAGTGCGAGTAAGAGAAGTCGAAGCAGGAGTAGAAGTCGAAGAAAGAGTCGATCTCGTAGTAACAGTCGGGATAGAAACAGAAAACGAAGGTCTCGTAGTAACAATAGGAGGAG ATCTAGGTCAAATGACCGCAGATCACATAAAAGGTCCAGACATTCAAGATCCAGGTCAAGATCTAGGCATTCAAGATCAAGACGTTCCAGATCGCGTCACTCAAGGTCACGTCGTTCAAGGTCACGTTCCAGATCAAGGTCACGCAGACATAGAAG gaggtcaaggtcacggtCGAGACGTTCCAGAAGTCGATCAAGGTCGAGAAGACATCGCCGCAGATCGCACTCAGAGTCCCGCAGAAGTAGGAGTAATGATCGAAGGAGAGAGTCACGTTCACGGTCTCGTGACAGCTACCACTCTTAG
- the LOC138322625 gene encoding putative RNA-binding protein Luc7-like 2 isoform X2, which translates to MDLGECPKIHDLALRADYEWASKRKDYYYDIDAMEHLQSFIADCDRKTEMAKRRLKETQEELSEEANQKAEKIHQLGEKLGENMAKAETMGAEGEVEESLKLMEEVEELKKNKSLAEQDYRNSMPASSYQQQKLRVCEVCSAYLGIHDNDRRLADHFGGKLHLGFITIREKLEELKTRVAERRNLREKEREEQKVKREKEEEPRKSKSASPVRRRSRSASKRSRSRSRSRRKSRSRSNSRDRNRKRRSRSNNRRRSRSNDRRSHKRSRHSRSRSRSRHSRSRRSRSRHSRSRRSRSRSRSRSRRHRRRSRSRSRRSRSRSRSRRHRRRSHSESRRSRSNDRRRESRSRSRDSYHS; encoded by the exons ATGGACCTTGGTGAATGTCCAAAGATTCACGACCTGGCGCTGAGGGCAGACTACGAGTGGGCCTCCAAAAGAAAGGACTACTACTATGACATAGAT GCCATGGAACATCTACAGAGTTTCATTGCTGACTGTGACCGAAAGACAGAGATGGCAAAACGACGTCTGAAGGAGACACAGGAAGAGCTGAGTGAAGAAGCGAACCAGAAG GCAGAAAAGATTCACCAACTTGGAGAGAAGCTTGGTGAGAATATGGCTAAGGCAGAGACGATGGGAGCAGAAGGTGAAGTGGAGGAATCCCTGAAACTAATGGAAGAAGTGGAggaactgaagaaaaataaaagtCTTGCTGAG CAAGATTACAGAAATTCCATGCCAGCCTCCAGCTACCAACAGCAGAAGTTACGTGTGTGCGAGGTGTGCTCAGCGTACCTGGGTATCCATGACAACGACAGACGTCTAGCTGATCACTTCGGTGGGAAGCTTCATTTGGGCTTCATTACAATCAGAGAAAAGTTGGAAGAGCTGAAG ACACGTGTAGCAGAAAGAAGGAATTTACGAGAAAAAGAACGAGAAGAACAGAAAGTGAAAAGGGAGAAAGAAGAGGAACCGAGGAAAAGTAAAAGTGCTAGTCCAGTGAGGAGACGTAGTCGTAGTGCGAGTAAGAGAAGTCGAAGCAGGAGTAGAAGTCGAAGAAAGAGTCGATCTCGTAGTAACAGTCGGGATAGAAACAGAAAACGAAGGTCTCGTAGTAACAATAGGAGGAG ATCTAGGTCAAATGACCGCAGATCACATAAAAGGTCCAGACATTCAAGATCCAGGTCAAGATCTAGGCATTCAAGATCAAGACGTTCCAGATCGCGTCACTCAAGGTCACGTCGTTCAAGGTCACGTTCCAGATCAAGGTCACGCAGACATAGAAG gaggtcaaggtcacggtCGAGACGTTCCAGAAGTCGATCAAGGTCGAGAAGACATCGCCGCAGATCGCACTCAGAGTCCCGCAGAAGTAGGAGTAATGATCGAAGGAGAGAGTCACGTTCACGGTCTCGTGACAGCTACCACTCTTAG